The following are encoded in a window of Amycolatopsis lexingtonensis genomic DNA:
- a CDS encoding macro domain-containing protein, whose protein sequence is MTADSGTHTGRGDAHPPVSPRTPELVLCAVDEPLATAWTAAVEKLAGQVRVHRGSVLDVVAQAVVSPANSYGWMRGGIDAVYARAFPDVEQRVRSAVLAFHGGELPIGEAVVVPTGETEPAWLISAPTMREPGELLPADTVHPYLAARAVFLQWRDGQLDDGPVREHVGTIAMPGLGTGVGGVAPATCARQVAAAWDEVFGNRYPR, encoded by the coding sequence GTGACCGCCGACTCCGGCACGCACACCGGCCGCGGGGACGCACACCCGCCGGTCTCCCCTCGGACCCCCGAGCTGGTGCTGTGCGCCGTCGATGAACCACTCGCCACCGCCTGGACCGCCGCCGTGGAAAAGCTGGCCGGCCAGGTCCGGGTGCACCGCGGGTCGGTGCTCGACGTCGTCGCGCAGGCCGTGGTCAGCCCGGCCAACTCCTACGGCTGGATGCGCGGCGGCATCGACGCGGTCTACGCGCGCGCGTTCCCCGACGTCGAGCAGCGCGTCCGCAGCGCTGTCCTGGCCTTCCACGGCGGCGAGCTGCCGATCGGCGAGGCCGTGGTCGTGCCGACCGGCGAGACCGAGCCGGCCTGGCTGATCAGCGCGCCGACCATGCGCGAGCCCGGCGAGCTGCTGCCCGCCGACACCGTCCACCCCTACCTCGCCGCCCGCGCGGTGTTCCTCCAGTGGCGCGACGGGCAGCTCGACGACGGCCCGGTGCGCGAGCACGTCGGCACCATCGCGATGCCGGGACTGGGCACCGGCGTGGGCGGCGTCGCCCCGGCGACGTGCGCCCGGCAGGTCGCGGCCGCGTGGGACGAGGTCTTCGGGAACCGTTACCCGCGGTAA
- the coaA gene encoding type I pantothenate kinase: protein MTRVRELSPYVELHREQWKELRSSTPLPLTAAELLRLRGLGEQVDLAEVADVYLPLSRLINLQVAARQRLYEATTTFLGDDSRGTKVPFVIGIAGSVAVGKSTTARILRTLLARWPDHPRVDLVTTDGFLYPRAELMRRGIMHRKGFPESYDRRALLRFVTEVKSGAERVAAPVYSHLAYDILPGQEQVVQQPDILIVEGLNVLQPGPRLMVSDLFDFSIYVDAHTGDIERWYIERFLELRHTAFADPASHFHHFAGLPDDEARAEAKHLWRSINEPNLMENIKPTRPRATLVLRKDCDHAINRVRLRKL, encoded by the coding sequence ATGACCCGGGTCCGCGAACTCAGCCCGTATGTCGAGCTGCACCGGGAACAATGGAAAGAACTGCGGAGTTCGACGCCGCTGCCGCTGACCGCGGCCGAGCTGCTGCGGCTGCGCGGGCTCGGCGAGCAGGTCGACCTGGCCGAGGTCGCCGACGTCTACTTGCCGCTTTCCCGCCTGATCAACCTGCAGGTCGCCGCGCGCCAGCGGCTCTACGAAGCGACGACGACGTTCCTCGGTGACGACTCCCGCGGCACGAAGGTCCCGTTCGTGATCGGCATCGCGGGCAGCGTGGCGGTCGGCAAGTCGACCACCGCCCGCATCCTGCGCACGCTGCTCGCCCGCTGGCCGGACCACCCCCGCGTCGACCTGGTCACCACCGACGGCTTCCTGTACCCGCGCGCCGAGCTGATGCGGCGCGGGATCATGCACCGCAAGGGCTTTCCCGAGAGCTACGACCGCCGCGCGCTGCTGCGGTTCGTCACGGAGGTCAAGTCGGGCGCCGAGCGCGTCGCCGCGCCGGTGTACTCGCACCTGGCCTACGACATCCTGCCCGGTCAGGAGCAGGTGGTGCAGCAGCCGGACATCCTCATCGTCGAGGGCCTGAACGTGCTGCAGCCGGGGCCGCGGCTGATGGTGTCCGACCTCTTCGACTTCTCGATCTACGTCGACGCGCACACCGGCGACATCGAGCGCTGGTACATCGAGCGGTTCCTCGAGCTGCGGCACACGGCGTTCGCGGACCCGGCGTCGCACTTCCACCACTTCGCCGGCCTGCCGGACGACGAGGCCCGCGCCGAGGCGAAGCACCTGTGGCGGTCGATCAACGAGCCGAACCTGATGGAGAACATCAAGCCGACCCGGCCCCGGGCGACGCTGGTGCTGCGCAAGGACTGCGACCACGCGATCAACCGCGTCCGGCTCCGCAAGCTCTGA